From Thermogemmata fonticola, one genomic window encodes:
- a CDS encoding ROK family protein, which produces MSTGYWLGVDLGGTKILSGLFDAEMKLVARSKQPTAAEGGPSAVIGRLVQGIEALLKEAGVELQQVRGMCIGVPGQVEIGTTRVRYAPNLDWREVDIRPLLPAHWTWPLIVENDVRMGTYGEFTYGAARGSRHVLGVFVGTGVGGGLIIDGKLYTGFNGNAGEFGNLVVHWRQGTILEHIAGRKFMMKRAKDILDDAPKRVRKEWKGIDLAHVRSSQLAEFYQRDDPVAVQLVDDAARALGAAIGGVVNFLNPEVIVIGGGVTTALGDSFIERIWEIARRYTLPYAADGVRCVMAALGDDAGIIGSAAYAQAQVSMISAADVA; this is translated from the coding sequence ATGAGTACAGGATACTGGCTAGGGGTAGACCTGGGCGGGACGAAAATCCTGTCGGGACTCTTCGATGCCGAGATGAAACTGGTGGCTCGGTCCAAGCAGCCGACGGCGGCGGAGGGCGGCCCCAGTGCGGTCATCGGCCGGCTGGTCCAGGGGATCGAAGCCCTGCTCAAGGAGGCCGGCGTGGAGTTGCAGCAGGTGCGGGGGATGTGCATCGGCGTACCGGGGCAAGTGGAGATTGGCACCACGCGCGTCCGCTACGCACCGAACCTGGATTGGCGGGAGGTAGACATCCGACCCCTTCTGCCGGCGCATTGGACGTGGCCGCTGATCGTGGAAAACGACGTGCGTATGGGAACGTATGGGGAGTTCACCTACGGGGCAGCCCGCGGCTCGCGGCATGTCCTGGGCGTCTTCGTGGGCACGGGAGTGGGCGGCGGGCTGATCATCGACGGCAAGCTATACACCGGCTTCAACGGCAACGCCGGCGAGTTCGGCAACCTGGTGGTCCACTGGCGGCAGGGGACGATCCTGGAACACATCGCCGGACGCAAGTTCATGATGAAGCGTGCCAAGGACATCCTGGATGATGCCCCCAAGCGGGTCCGCAAGGAGTGGAAGGGGATAGATTTGGCCCATGTGCGTAGCTCGCAGCTTGCCGAGTTTTATCAGCGGGATGATCCAGTGGCGGTGCAACTGGTGGATGATGCAGCCCGTGCTTTGGGTGCGGCGATCGGCGGTGTGGTCAATTTCCTTAACCCGGAGGTGATCGTCATCGGTGGCGGGGTTACGACGGCCTTGGGGGACAGTTTCATCGAGCGCATCTGGGAGATTGCCCGCCGCTATACGCTGCCGTATGCCGCCGATGGAGTGCGCTGTGTCATGGCGGCGTTGGGGGATGATGCGGGCATCATCGGCAGTGCGGCCTATGCCCAGGCCCAGGTGTCAATGATTTCCGCCGCGGATGTAGCTTGA